Proteins encoded in a region of the Thunnus maccoyii chromosome 4, fThuMac1.1, whole genome shotgun sequence genome:
- the slc17a9b gene encoding solute carrier family 17 member 9b, with product MAVIQKYGKNYSPDLACHKENHPSDKIGVPGCHKKWPEHNTNWSRPVARVWTVVLLLGTCLLYCARVAMPICAVSMSEQFSWSKRESGMVLGSFFWGYCFTQVFGGYVSDRVGGEKVLLLSAAAWGSMTAFTPILAHFCSQPILSMTLARFLMGLLQGVHYPSLASLCSQKVVESERGFLMSTVGSGSYLGTLVIGGAGSLMLDLYGWESVFYVSGLLSVLWAYCMWKYLLKGEGPIITLESLGSGGPQSKLTKRHWLRLFKQPAVCAVIVTHLCTASTFFTLLSWLPTFFKDTFPDAKGWVFNVIPWLVAIPSSLFSGCLSDHLISQGFDTASVRKLMQFFSMGVSSVFTLLLCGNTTFPWAVAFVSATMGLTTFSHSGVSVNVQDLAPSCAGALFGVMNTCGAFSGVLMVYFSGYLIETTGSWASVFALITTVNLLGLCTFLAFAEARRVDIDSSKIRHHNIHI from the exons ATGGCAGTTATTCAAAAATATGGCAAGAACTATAGTCCAGATTTGGCCTGTCACAAGGAAAACCATCCGTCTGACAAGATCGGAGTACCTGGATGTCATAAGAAGTGGCCTGAACACAACACCAACTGGTCGAG ACCAGTGGCGAGGGTATGGACGGTGGTGCTACTGCTTGGGACATGCCTCCTATACTGTGCCCGAGTGGCAATGCCCATTTGTGCCGTCAGTATGTCAGAGCAGTTCAGCTGGAGCAAGAGGGAGTCCGGCATGGTTCTGGGCAGCTTCTTCTGGGGCTACTGCTTCACCCAGGTGTTTGGAGGCTACGTCAGTGACCG GGTGGGTGGGGAGAAGGTCCTCCTGCTGTCTGCAGCAGCCTGGGGGTCGATGACAGCCTTCACCCCCATCTTGGCTCATTTCTGCTCCCAGCCAATCCTCTCCATGACTCTGGCCCGCTTCCTCATGGGTCTGTTGCAAG GAGTTCATTACCCTTCCTTGGCGAGTCTGTGCTCTCAAAAGGTGgtggagagtgagagaggctTTCTCATGAGCACCGTGGGTAGTGGCTCCTACCTGGG cacCCTGGTGATTGGAGGGGCTGGCTCCCTCATGCTGGACCTGTACGGTTGGGAGAGTGTTTTCTATGTGTCTGGTCTGCTCTCAGTCCTGTGGGCCTACTGCATGTGGAAATATCTACTCAAAGGAGAAG GGCCTATCATCACCCTAGAGTCCCTAGGAAGTGGTGGGCCCCAGTCCAAACTGACCAAAAGACATTGGTTACGGCTCTTCAAACAACCTGCAGTCTG TGCTGTGATCGTTACACACCTTTGCACAGCAAGCACCTTCTTCACTCTGTTGTCGTGGCTGCCAACATTCTTTAAAGACACTTTCCCTGACGCCAAG GGTTGGGTGTTCAATGTCATTCCCTGGTTGGTGGCCATTCCCTCATCCCTCTTCAGTGGCTGCCTATCTGACCACCTCATCAGTCAAG GCTTTGATACAGCCTCAGTGAGGAAGTTGATGCAG TTTTTTTCAATGggtgtttccagtgtgtttaCCCTTCTTCTATGTGGCAACACCACCTTTCCCTGGGCTGTAGCATTTGTGTCTGCCACCATGGGCCTCACCACCTTCAGTCACAG TGGTGTATCTGTGAATGTTCAAGATCTTGCTCCATCCTGTGCTGGAGCTTTATTTG GTGTTATGAATACATGTGGTGCTTTCTCAG GGGTCCTAATGGTGTATTTCTCGGGGTATCTCATCGAGACCACAGGCTCATGGGCGTCTGTGTTTGCCCTCATCACCACAGTCAATCTGCTGGGTCTCTGCACCTTCCTGGCCTTTGCTGAGGCCCGACGGGTCGACATTGACTCTAGTAAGATCCGCCATCACAACATCCACATCTAA